The Nocardia arthritidis genome has a window encoding:
- a CDS encoding alpha/beta hydrolase, which translates to MNFGTHSDSVLLGSAPQSRVARKRIRAIVGVVLSCAAVLAGCVACGSEKTEGGLAEYYDQRLAWGSCSGFAEGDKLEPEVECARVLVPIDYAKPAGDTARIAVSRLRARGDRIGSILVNPGGPGGLGLLQASLGKTALGDRFDVIGFDVRGSGASTPKVQCLTSSENAMRPDDYQTDWSPTGVAAAERKSRDYVAKCVERSGRELLGQVGTREVARDLDVIRAVLGDDKLTYLGYSYGSRLGSAYAEAFPSRVRAMVFDSGTPLDGPVVDQVSFSASLQQAFDVYASDCAKSPDCPVGTDPSRAVAAFRELVNPLIAQPFPAGQRVLTYNDAITAIVAELYSPSGWSTILSGLRELRSGRGDILRGATENVDGFLDTTLQNAVLCMDGPRITDRAGAADLQRRIFAAAPFLDDGGFAGQAPIDKCAFWPVPPTSTPHTFSTDGVPPIVVVAATGDPASAYDGNRKLARQLGGPLVTYQGKQHGVFLISGSACVDAPVLRYLTELAVPADGLDCGPAGP; encoded by the coding sequence ATGAACTTTGGTACCCATTCGGATTCCGTTCTCCTCGGCAGCGCACCCCAGAGTCGAGTCGCGCGGAAACGGATCCGGGCGATAGTTGGTGTCGTACTTTCCTGCGCAGCGGTACTGGCCGGCTGTGTGGCTTGCGGTAGCGAGAAAACCGAAGGGGGACTGGCCGAGTACTACGACCAACGCCTCGCGTGGGGTTCGTGTTCGGGATTCGCCGAGGGTGACAAGCTGGAGCCTGAGGTCGAGTGTGCCCGGGTGCTCGTGCCGATCGACTATGCGAAGCCGGCGGGCGATACGGCACGGATCGCGGTCTCGCGGCTGCGGGCCCGGGGTGACCGGATCGGCTCGATTCTGGTCAATCCCGGCGGGCCGGGCGGGCTCGGGCTGCTCCAGGCATCCCTCGGCAAGACGGCGCTCGGCGATCGATTCGACGTTATCGGGTTCGACGTCCGCGGCTCTGGTGCGTCGACGCCGAAGGTCCAATGCCTGACATCATCGGAAAACGCGATGCGCCCGGACGACTACCAAACCGATTGGTCTCCGACCGGAGTCGCTGCGGCGGAGCGAAAGAGTCGTGACTACGTGGCCAAATGCGTCGAGCGATCGGGGCGCGAACTGCTCGGCCAGGTCGGCACGCGCGAGGTCGCGAGGGATTTGGACGTCATTCGCGCGGTATTGGGCGATGACAAGCTGACCTACCTCGGGTATTCGTACGGCAGCAGGCTCGGATCTGCTTATGCCGAGGCTTTTCCGAGCAGGGTTCGCGCCATGGTTTTCGACAGCGGCACACCGTTGGACGGGCCAGTGGTCGATCAGGTGTCGTTCTCCGCGAGCCTGCAGCAGGCATTCGACGTCTATGCGAGTGATTGCGCCAAGAGTCCCGATTGCCCCGTTGGCACTGATCCAAGCCGCGCAGTGGCGGCCTTCCGTGAATTGGTGAATCCGCTTATCGCCCAACCTTTTCCGGCCGGACAGCGGGTACTGACCTACAATGACGCGATCACCGCCATCGTCGCCGAACTCTACAGCCCGTCAGGGTGGTCGACTATCTTGAGCGGGCTTCGCGAACTGCGATCAGGTCGCGGGGACATCCTGCGCGGGGCCACCGAGAATGTCGACGGATTTCTCGACACCACCTTGCAGAACGCCGTCTTGTGTATGGACGGTCCGCGTATCACCGACCGCGCCGGGGCGGCGGATCTGCAGCGAAGGATATTCGCCGCCGCGCCGTTCCTCGACGATGGCGGATTCGCCGGGCAGGCCCCGATCGACAAGTGTGCTTTCTGGCCCGTGCCGCCGACCAGCACACCGCACACCTTTTCGACCGACGGTGTGCCGCCGATCGTCGTCGTCGCCGCCACCGGCGATCCGGCCTCCGCGTACGACGGAAATCGGAAACTCGCTCGCCAGCTTGGCGGCCCGCTCGTCACCTATCAGGGCAAACAGCACGGTGTCTTCCTGATCAGCGGGTCGGCCTGCGTCGACGCACCCGTCCTGCGCTATCTCACCGAATTGGCGGTGCCCGCCGACGGGCTCGACTGTGGACCGGCGGGTCCCTGA